CCGGCTTCGCCCAACAAGCCCCATCAGGGAACGCCGTCTTCTTCGGGTCGGCCAACGCTTCCATCACCTCCTGGAGTCCAACCCGGATTATTGTCAAGGCTCCGTCCGGCTCCGGATCTGTCCTCGTCACGGTTCAGACCGGGGTCGGCACCGATCACCAGCAAACCAGCAATGCCAAGGCGTTCAACTACACGGCCCCGCTGCCAACCAACGTCAACATTGTCCCCAGCGGCGACTTCCAGGCCCTCATCTTTCGCACCTTCCAGATTACCCAGCGCACTCGTTCCCAGGCCGTCGCCACCATCAGCATCCAGAACAACACGCAGACCTGGTACGTCGTCTATCCCGAGCCACCAATTCATGTCACTGCCGAGCCCCCGCTCCCCACGCAGCCATTCCTCATGAGTGCCCAACAGGAACTCCCGCTCGGCGAGGTCACTTTCACCAGGCCCAACCCCATGCAGATCGCCTTTGTCGCCGATAACAGTATCGACCTCACTACCTGCAATACGCCCACCGCCATGGCCACATCAGCCTGCGATCAAACTCGGTTTGTCCTCGCCGCGTTGGGCTGGGATCTCTTCTACCGTGTGATTACTGGCAACGCCCCCTTGCCCACTGACACCCCGTCTATCACTGGACTCCTCCTAGCGCTCGGGGCCCAAAACCCCCTGATCAATCTCGCTATCAACACTTACAACAAGGACTTGCTCGGCATCATTGAGCAACTTCAGGACGCCATCTACGACGATGCCGTGAAAGCAATCATCACGAAACTCAACCTTCCGACGGAACTCCCGGGTTGGTGGGACTTCTATTGGCGTGCAGGCTTCGCCTCGGAACTCCTTGTGGAAACCCTCATTTACCCACACACTGGGACCCTTACGTTCACCGGTCGATGAGACCCCTGAACGTCGTTCTACAGGAGCGGCACACAGACGCAGTTCACGCGTGTAACTCTGATGGCGACCGTGCTACTTTTTCTCGGCGGCCTCCAGCTCCGGATGCCTCTAACTGCCGAAGGCTTTGTTGAGGCCATCCCCAGCCTCATCATGTAGCTTGCGGCGCCTACGGTTGCACTAATTGGATTGATTGCCGACTCCGTAGCCAGCGTGTTCGCGTTCTGAGTGCTGCCGCATAGGATTTTCTCCTTGCTGCCGTGTGCAACGATGCATGTCCCGTACAGCGTGTCCGGCGTGCTCGTCGTCCGCCGGTCCTCGCCTCGGTTCAGTCCGCGGCCAAAAAAGGCTTGACAATTCATGACCCATCGGGCAGATACTGAAGCTGTTTCAAGCTTTGTGACCTGCCAGGCCCGATTGAGGGGATTTGGCAACGTTTTTGATGCCGACATGAATGGCCTGGAGCAGTGTGCCGGAGGCGCCTTGGTAAGCAAACCTTGGTCCGTGTTCCCAACGTGCCCGTAGCTCAGCATTGTTATTGAGCATAGCGGAAAGCGTGTAACGTGCTAGTGTAGTGCGTCATAAGTCCCTTTACAGTCCGTTCGTGGTGAGCTTGTCGAACCATGAACGGAAGTGGCCGAAATGCTTCACCCTTCGACAGGCTCAGGGCGAACGGTGAATGTAAAGAAGCGTTAGACGCACTACACTAGAGAAGGATTGCGCGATGAAGCTGCCGATTGTTTTGGAAGGCAACCAGCGGGAAGGGTACACGGCAACGTGTCCGGCGCTGCCAGGCTGTGTGAGCGAAGGCGAGACACGGCAAGAGGCTATTAAGAACGTCAGAGAGGCCATCAGGCTGTACCTGCGCGCAGTCACGCGGGAGCATATCCTGCTCAAGAAGGCGAAGGCAGCGAAAGAGGTGGAGGCGCTTGAGGTTGCCGTGTAATGCCGCGCCTTCCTCGGGTCTCCGGCAAGGAGGCCGTTCGAGCGCTTAAACGAGCCGGATTCGTGGTGTTCGATCAAGAAGGTAGTCATGTCTACCTACACCGCCGACTTGGCGACCGCTTTACGCATCGCGTAACCGTTCCCGTCCACGGTCAGCGAATTCTCAAGCCCAAGACCCTCAAATCGATCCTCAAGGCTGCCGGCCTGACCGCATCCGGGTTCACCGATCTCCTTCTTGGTAGCTGAGCTTATGGCGTACTCTTTGACCGCTATCTCGCGCCTGCTCCGTGCCGGGAGCGGCTGGGACCGGGGGAAAGATCGGGGCAAGGGGTAGGTGCACTTAGATGCGCGACACCCCAAAAAGCGGCCACGTTCGCGGCCAAAAAAGGCTTGACAAATCTGAATCAGTAGGGCAAGCTTGAGCGAGTTTTCACGATCTTCAGAGCTGCCAGATCCGGCTGGAGGGATCCGGCAGCGCTTTTTTGCCGGTGGTATGAACGAGCGGGAGCAGTTCGTCCGGGGTACGCTGGTAGGCGCGCTCGGCCTGGTCGTGGCCGGACTTGTCGGTTTTGGGCTGTTCGGGAAGTGGGATTGGGCCTTGGGCTTTGCCACCGGCGCTCTCGTCAGCCTGTTCAGCTTCAGGCTCATTGTTCAAACCGTCGTCCGTCTCACGGAGCGCCCGGCGCCTCGGTCGCGTGGTCAGCGGTACTGGTGGATCCGATCTATTCTTAGGCTCTTCGGAGTCGCCGTCATCGTCTTCTTCGTGATCGTCTACCTGCCGGTGAATCTGATCGGGATGGCGCTCGGCCTGCTGGCGGTTCAGCTTGGGATGGGCGGCTATTTCGTCGTTCGTTCGTCGTTTTCGCACAGTAGCAGTACCGGGATGGAGGATCAGCAGTCATGACGAAGGATCGCATCCGGCTTATCGCGGTAGTCGCCTGTTTCCTCGGCCTAGCCGCGCTTCTCGTGGCCTTCCCTGCGTGGGCTGCCGAAGAGGCCCATGGAGGGGAGCAGCCCGGGATCATCAACCTGAACAAGACGTTGCTCATTCAGGTTGTAAACTTTCTCATTCTGATCGCCGTACTGTACAAGTTCCTGTTCAAGCCGCTCACCCAGTTCCTGGCGACACGGGCCGACGGCATCAAGCGTTCTCTGGAGGAGGCGAAGGCAGCCAGAGAGGCTGCGGCCCAGACGCAGAAAGAGTACGAAGCACAGATTCTCGCCACCCGGCGGGAGGCGGCCGCGATGCGGGAGTCGGCGGTTCGTGAGGTGGAGGAAGAACGACAGCGACTGCTGAAAGCGTCGCGCGAAGAGGCCGCTCGTCTCGTAACAGAGGCCAAGGCGCAGATCGAACAGGAGGTCAAAAGGGCGAAGGTTGAGCTTCGCGAGGAGGTGGTGGGCCTCTCGCTGGGGGTCGCGGAGCGCGTTATTGCCCGTAGCCTCACGACCGATGATCACCGCCGCTTGGCGGAGCAGGTGATGGCCGAGATTGGGAGCGGTCGGTGAGGGCTGGCGGCCTTTCCAGGAGGTACGCTAAGGCGCTGGCGGACGTCGCCGCCGAGCAACAGGTGTTGGAGGCGGTCGGGCGCGATCTCCGCACGGTTGTAGAGACCATGAAACGAACTCGCGAGGTGGCTACCTTCTTTGCGAGTCCCGCCATCCCGCTACCTGATAAACGGCGCATCCTGCACACGATCGCGGAAGGGGTGGGTGTGAAGCCGCTCACCACGAACTTTCTGAATCTGATCCTGGAGAAACGGCGGCTCCCGCACCTCGGAGAGATTGCCCTCGCCTATGAGGAGCTGACCGATGAGCGGCTGGGTCGCGGGAAGGCCACGGTGACTTCGGCTGTACCGCTGTCCGAGCCGATCATTCATGGGCTGAAGGAGCGCCTGCGGACGGCGACGGGAAAGGAGATCTATCTGGAGACCCGAGTCGATCCCTCCATTGTGGGCGGGTTTGTCGCGCAGATCGGCAGCACCATCTATGATGGGTCCGTACGGACACAACTGAAAAAGGTGCGCGAATATCTGCTGAAGAGCGAGTATTGCTGATACTGAAAGGGTAGCGAAATGGCGCAGATCAAAGCGGAAGAGATCACCGAAATCATCAAGCAGCAACTGGCCGGGTACGAGGCGCTTGTGGATGTGGCGGAGATCGGTACCGTCATCGAGGCGGGCGACGGAATCGCTCGTATCTACGGCCTGGAAAAGGCGATGGCCGGCGAGCTCCTGGAGTTTCCGCACGACGTCTTCGGCATGGTGCTGAACCTTGAGGAGGATAACGTCGGCGCGGTCCTGTTGGGCGAGGCCGAGGCGATCAAAGAAGGTGATCTGGTCAAGCGGACGGGCCGGATCGCCTCCGTGCCGGTGGGCGAAGCGCTGGTAGGGAGGGTAGTGAACGCCCTGGGCCAGCCGATCGACGGCAAGGGACCGATCGACGCCAAAGAGCTTCGGCCCATTGAGCGGTTGGCCCCAGGGGTGGTGGACCGCCGACCGGTCAAGGAGGCGCTTCAGACCGGCATCAAGGCCATCGATGCGATGATCCCG
Above is a genomic segment from Candidatus Methylomirabilota bacterium containing:
- a CDS encoding type II toxin-antitoxin system HicB family antitoxin: MKLPIVLEGNQREGYTATCPALPGCVSEGETRQEAIKNVREAIRLYLRAVTREHILLKKAKAAKEVEALEVAV
- the atpH gene encoding ATP synthase F1 subunit delta, producing MRAGGLSRRYAKALADVAAEQQVLEAVGRDLRTVVETMKRTREVATFFASPAIPLPDKRRILHTIAEGVGVKPLTTNFLNLILEKRRLPHLGEIALAYEELTDERLGRGKATVTSAVPLSEPIIHGLKERLRTATGKEIYLETRVDPSIVGGFVAQIGSTIYDGSVRTQLKKVREYLLKSEYC
- the atpF gene encoding F0F1 ATP synthase subunit B: MTKDRIRLIAVVACFLGLAALLVAFPAWAAEEAHGGEQPGIINLNKTLLIQVVNFLILIAVLYKFLFKPLTQFLATRADGIKRSLEEAKAAREAAAQTQKEYEAQILATRREAAAMRESAVREVEEERQRLLKASREEAARLVTEAKAQIEQEVKRAKVELREEVVGLSLGVAERVIARSLTTDDHRRLAEQVMAEIGSGR
- a CDS encoding type II toxin-antitoxin system HicA family toxin, yielding MPRLPRVSGKEAVRALKRAGFVVFDQEGSHVYLHRRLGDRFTHRVTVPVHGQRILKPKTLKSILKAAGLTASGFTDLLLGS
- a CDS encoding ATP synthase subunit I, encoding MSEFSRSSELPDPAGGIRQRFFAGGMNEREQFVRGTLVGALGLVVAGLVGFGLFGKWDWALGFATGALVSLFSFRLIVQTVVRLTERPAPRSRGQRYWWIRSILRLFGVAVIVFFVIVYLPVNLIGMALGLLAVQLGMGGYFVVRSSFSHSSSTGMEDQQS